A region of the Pirellulales bacterium genome:
TGACAAACCGCCAAGCTAGCGCATCCGCACGTTATTTTCCAGGCCAATTGGAGGTAAGCGGACAGACTCCTAGGGACGGCACGCATTGGAGCCTGCCGACGTGGAAAAGCAGGCAAACAATCGTCGGCCCAGCGGTCAATTCATCGGCGTTGCTTCGCCTGACGCATTGCCGCCTTCCGGAGCCGCGTCGTTCGCCTCGCCCTTCTTCTCTTCCACGGGCGGGTTTTTTGCTCGATGGATGGCTTGGTCGAGTTTATCGTCGTAATCGCCTCGGCCGCATCCGGACGCAAGCCCCAGCAAGGTCACACTAAGGAATAAAGCAGATCGCGACATCGCACATTTCCTCGCAACGTTAAAGATTCTGACGGCCCGCTGGCGTGCCAGAGGCACCAATACCAACGGCTACTGAGGCAGCAGATAGGGAGTGAAGCAAAAGATCGGAATTGCCAAGGACAGCAGTCCTACGACGGTTCGCACCGGGCCAAGCCGCACATGGTCGTCCGAGGTGGGCGGGTGATCGACGCCCAGCAGCGTCACCAGTACCAGCATCAGCGTCCATTGAAATTGTCCGTCAATGACAACAAAGGCCATCGCGCCCAGCAGAAAGGCCCTGGCGATGACGTGAGACCGCTCGAGAAACAGCGCGTATATCGTATGTCCGCCGTCAAGCTGGCTGACCGGCATCATGTTCAGGCCGGTGATAAACATGCCCACCCAGCCAGCCATGTAGATTGGATTTAGCAGTTCCACGCCCGGCGGTAAATCGGGGCGGATCCATTGAGTAAGCAACTTTGCCAACAATGGCTGACCCAGATGCATGCCTGGACTTGGATCCGCCGTCTTGATGCCGATCCAAACCAGGGCTACGGTCGGCACCAAGCCCGCCAGCGGCCCCGCCAGACCAATATCGAACAACTGCCTGCGATTGGCCCGCGACCCTTCCATGCCAATGACCGCCCCCATGGTACCCGTAAACATAAATGGCAGTGGCAGAAAGATGGGAAAGCTGGCCGGCACATGGTAACGCACCGTCATCAAAAAATGCCCCATTTCGTGAAACACCAATACGGTCATCACGCTGCCCATGTAGATCAGGCCGTTGCGCCAGTTCTTCACAAGCAGGTCGATTGCGTATTGTGGATTCCAAGAATTCGTTGGATCGGTGCCAAATACCAAGCCATCCCAGTGATAAGCGCCCGCGGCATACGTAAAGAAGCACGTTGCCAAGAATAGCAGCAGCGGCATGACCCGCGAGCGCTGCCGCCGGCCCAAATCGTCGCTCGTCAGCAATCGCTCCGCCGGAACGGCCTGTCCAACTGCGGACGATGGTGGAAAAGCGACCGGTAGAGAGGAAGGTTCGACGGAGGCGGGAGACGCTGGCGGCAGATCCATCCATCAAGCATAGCCGATCGGGTTTCGCCTGCGAAAGGTCGGCTTTGGGAAAGACAGAGCGAAGTTCCATCTCAGAAAAGTGCCTTCGGAAGCTCACCTCGGCAGTACGGGCGTGTCAAAAACGTCGGAAAATCGGCTCCGCAGCCCGTCTTTGCTGACGTGGCGGACATCCACGTTCGTCATACTTTCTTGAACGAGCAACCATTTCACCACTCCGACACCGCAAATCCCGCAATTGTCGGTCTTTGGCAATCGTGGTACATTGATGGGCTATCCCCATTGGCTTGGAAGCAGTCGCGGACGTACCACGGCTGGGCCAGGGAAGCACCTCGAACCCTGAGTTTGCTTACTTTTCGTCGGCATCGCTTGCCCGGGCAATTTCCGCTGAGCGTTTTCAGCAACTCTGACGGCAACCGACACTGGAAGCAAATTCGATCGATAGCAGGTTGTTATGGTTAATCGGAATTTGATTCGCGGTTTGGATTTAGGCGACGACTGGGAAAGCGAACTCGAGATGGCGATGGCCAACGAGCATGAGAGCGCTGTGGCGGTGGCCACGGTCGATCTGGCGGAAAACGCCATTGTCGAAGGCCGCGTGATTCGCATCGATGAAGAATTCGTCCTGGTCGATGTCGGCTACAAGAGCGAAGGTCAAATTCCACGCAACGAATGGGAAGAAAACGAAGAGCCACCCGAGATCGGCCAAGTGTTCAAGGTGCTGATCGAAGAAGTTGACGAAAGCGCCGGCGAAGAGCAGCGCGGCCTGATCGCGCTTTCGAAGCGGAAGGCCAAGAAGATCGAAGAGTGGAACAAGGTGATGGACTCCGTTAAGGAGGGAGATGTCGTCACCGGCGAAGTGCTGAGAAAAATCAAGGGGGGCCTGCTGGTCGATGTCAGCAGCGTCAATGTCTTCCTGCCCGCGAGCCAGGTCGATATTCGCCGGCCATCGGACATTGGCGATTACGTGGGCCGCACGATTCAATGTCTCGTGCTGAAAATCGACGAAGCCCGGCGGAACATCGTCGTTAGCCGCCGAGCGCTGATCGAACAAGAGCGGGCCGAGAAAAAGAAACAACTGTTGGAAACCCTCGAAGTCGGCCAGCTTCGTAAAGGCGTTGTGAAGAACATTGCCGAATTCGGCGCGTTCGTCGATCTGGGCGGCATCGACGGCTTGCTGCACATTACCGACATGAGCTGGGGCCGCATCGGGCATCCGTCGGAGATGGTGGCGATCGACCAGGAAATCGAAGTACAAGTGCTGCACATCGACCGAGAGCGGGAAAAAATTGCCCTGGGCCTGAAGCAAAAGACGGCCAGCCCTTGGGATGAAGTGGAAGCCAAGTACCCCGTCGAATCGGTCCACAAGGGCACGGTCGTGAACGTGATGAGCTACGGCGCGTTTGTCAAGCTCGAGGAGGGCATCGAGGGCTTGGTGCATATCAGCGAAATGTCGTGGACCAAGCGGATCAGCCACCCGAACGAATTGGTGCATATCGACGACGAAGTGCAAGTTGTCGTGCTCAAAATTGACAAGGATAAGCACGAAATCTCGCTCGGCATGAAGCAAACCCAAGAGAACCCTTGGGACAAGGCGATAGATCGGTTTCCCATCGGCACCATCGTCGAGGGGACGGTGCGAAATCTCACGAACTACGGAGCGTTCATCGAAATCGAAGAAGGCATTGATGGTCTGCTGCACGTCAGCGACATGTCGTGGACGCGCAAGATCAGCCATCCGAGTGAGATGGTCGAAAAAGGGCAGAAGATCAAATGCAAGGTGCTGTCGGTCGATCAACAGCGCCGCCGTATTGCGCTGGGCCTCAAGCAGCTCGAAGAAGATCCGTGGGCCGGCGACATTCCCAACCGCTATCAGTCGGGGCAAATCGTCAAAGGCACGGTCACCAAGCTGACGAACTTCGGCGTTTTTGTCGGACTAGAAAATGGCTTGGAGGGATTGTTGCACATTTCCGAACTTGCCGACCACAAGGTTGAGAACCCCGAAGAAATCGTCAAAGTCGGCGATGAGATCGAGGTGAAAATCCTCCGCGTCGACACCGAGGAACGCAAGATCGGACTGTCTCGCAAACGAGTTCAATGGACTGAAGAGCAAGAACAAGCCGAAGGCGGCGCTGAAGAGCCGAGCGCCAATGGCGAAGCCAGCAGCACCGCTAGCGTGCCGCCGGGCGAACTCAAAGGTGGCGTCGGCAAGAGCGGACCGTTGATTCAACCGGCCGGGGAGTGATACGACCATCGGTTCTACTAGCGCCGTTGGATTCCACACCACTCGAACGGAAGATCTCGGCTCGCGATCGTGATGCGCACGAGCTAGGACTGCGCAATTAGCACTCGATCGAAGGGATCACCGTGGAGAAATGGCCGTTGCACTTGCGCACCTGAAAATTCGACGGTTATTGGCAACACAATCAAGCCGAGGTCGGCAATTGCCGTTGTCATCCACTGCTCGTAGGGCAGTGATCGGGCGAACTTGCCAAGGCCATACTTGACAGCCATTTCTCACATTGTTGCTGCGCCCAAAAAACGTTCGCGCGACGGATCGCCAATCGCCGAATCAGCCTGCGGCGAAACGGTCATGGCGACACTTAACATGGCGTGACGCTAAGCTTCGGAATTTTAGGCAAACAGTCTTCATTGTCACCGTGCCGCCAAATTTCCCGAAAAGCTAGCGCGATGCGCCCGCTACGATCGTCCTAAATCGGACGACCGCATCCAAACCACTTGGTTGAACGCAACCACACTCATTTTCCTTACCGCCCGCATCCCGCACAATTTCGGCAAACGTTGTCCGGCCGGCCAAGTTTTGCAGTCCGGCGATGTAATTCGTCGATACGATGTTTGTTCGGTGAAATTCTCCGCTCCCCGTGTTGACCTACCTATGCCTACGACGCGACGTCGCCCCTCCGCGGCCGTGCAATCGCCGCTGGAAACTTACCTCCGCGAGATCAACGAAACTGCCCTGCTGTCGGCTGCGGATGAGCAGGAACTGGCTATTGCCATCGGCCAGGGCAATGTCCAAGCGCGCGATCGGATGGTACGCGCCAATTTGCGGCTGGTAGTCAATATTGCCCGCGGCTATACGGGCAAGGGGCTGGGGCTTCAAGATCTGATCGAAGACGGCAATCTTGGCTTGCTCCGCGCCGTGGAAGGCTTCGACCCTGCGATGGGGACGCGGTTCAGCACGTACGCCAGCTACTGGATCAAGCAATCGATCAAGCGCGCGCTCATCAACTCGGCCAAGACGATCCGCATTCCGGCCTTTATGGTCGAACTGCTCTCGAAGTGGCGGCGCGCCAGCGCGCGGCTGACCGAAGAACTCGGCCGATCGCCGACGCCGGAAGAAGTGGCGCGCGTGCTTGGCCTGCCGCGGAAAAAGCTCTCGATCATCAAAAAAGCGATCCGTATCTACAACAGCACGCCGCAAACGGACCAGCCCGAAGCCGGCTGGTCGCTCGGTGAAATGGTGATGGACGAAACCATGAAAGCCCCCGAAGAGCTGCTAATGAACACCGACAACTTGCATCATGTGATGCGGATGCTCGAGACGATGGACACGCGCGAGGCGACCGTGCTCAAAATGCGATTCGGCCTCGAAGACAACGAGCCACGCACGCTGAAGGAAATCGGCGAAGCCCTCGGCCTCACTCGCGAGCGAGTCCGTCAAATCGAGACCGAAGCGCTGCACAAGCTGGCGGTCGGTTTGGAAGGCGAAACCATTCCGGCTGCGGTCTAAAACTCTCCAGCGGCCATTCTCTGGACATCAAACTCTAGGCATCAAAACAGCAAGTGGCGTTCAGACGCATCCATACGAAGCGGTATGCTTGAATGCTGCGTTTAATGCGACTTTCGAGGGATTGGAATCGCGAATGAATGCTGGTCGATTCGGATCGCAATTCATTCCCCATTCCCCAATCCCTTCAATGCCCTCGCCAGGAATCGAACCTGGTCTTCGACCTTCGCGGGGTCGCGTGCGCTGGTCCGGCACACTCCGAGGACGAGACAGGGCTCAGGGTTCAGGACGCAGATCGCCGGAGCCAAAATGTCAAATTGTAGGCCTTTAGGTAACATCTGAACCCGACAGTCGACCATGAGTGCTGGTTCGCGGCCGGCGGGCCTCGAATCGCGCGATTGCGGCGTCTTTCTCAAAGACCGAATGTGCCCTACAATTCTCCGTTCGATCCCCTGGAAACTGCGCGGCGTCCGACGTGCCACATTGTACCACCATGCCCGAATTGAAGATTATTCAGTACCCTCACCCCACGCTGCGGCATATTTCCAAGCCGCTCAAGCGAGTCGACGCCGAGCTGCGCGGCGTGATCGCGCAAATGTTCGAACTGATGTACGAGGCAAAGGGGGTCGGCTTGGCGGCAAATCAAGTCGATTTGCCCTATCGCTTTTTTGTGGCCAACTTGAAGGGAGATCGGAGCGGCGAGGAGTTGGTGTTCATCAATCCGGTTTTGAGCCGGCAAAAAGGGAACGCTGAAGCGGAAGAAGGCTGCCTGAGCCTGCCGGGCTTGTATGCCGACGTACGGCGGGCCGAACGAGTAACCGTCGATGCCTATGACTTGTCGGGAATTCCGGTGCATCTCGAAGCAGACGATTTGCTGGCTCGCGTTGTGCAACACGAGACCGACCACCTCGAAGGGAAGTTGTTCATCGATCGCCTCAGCCCAACGGCGCAGCTCGGAGTGCGCGAAGTGGTGCATGAATTCGAAATCCAATATGACAGCCAGCGCGAGCGAGGCGAAATGCCGAGCGACGAAGCGATCAAACAGCGGTGGGAAGCACTGGAAAAATTGAGGACGTAGGGTTCCGTGCTAATCATTGAGTCGAGTCGGACCAAGGATGAATGAAACCAACCGAACGAAGTAACTGCGAAATGTAGCGAAAAACATAGAATGAATTAGGCGATCTCCGACGGTCGCGCGTGGTTGAATTCCGCATGTTTCGCCGCCTGTCGCCTACTAAGCAAACCATTCATCCGTCGCTCGACATTCGTCATTTGACATCGGTCGCTTACCCCGATCCTCCGCGACTGCCCCATATTTTGTCGCTCGCATGTCCGATTCACTCCGCATTCTTACGATGGGCACCGGGCCGTTCGCCGTGCCAATGTTTCGCGCGCTGCTCGGCTCATCGCATCAACGGCTCGGTCTGGTAACTCGGCCCGACCGACCGGTACATCGACGCCAGCAGACGCCTCTGAATCCGATGCGGGAAGTCGCTCACGAGCATCGTTTGGATGTTTTCGAGCCAGAGAACATCAATTCGCCCGCAGCGCAGGCGTGGCTCCACGAGAAAGCCGCCGATTTATTCGTCGTCTGCGACTACGGACAAATCCTGTCGCGGGCAACACTCGGATTGGCGCGGCTCGGCGGCGTCAACTTGCATGCTTCGCTGCTGCCAAAATTTCGTGGAGCCGCGCCGATCAATTGGGCGATTTACCACGGCGAAACGGAAACCGGCGTCACGGTGATTCACATGACTCCGCAACTCGATGCCGGCCCGTGCCTCGTGCAGAAATGGGCGATCATCGGACCAGAAGAGACGACGCCGGAGTTGGAAATTCGCCTAGCCGAATTGGGCGTCGGAGCGGTCTTGGAGGCCGTCGAATTGCTGGCACGCGGCAAAGTTTCCAATTTTTCGCAGCAAGATCCAATATTCGCCACCAAAGCGCCCCGGCTGAGAAAAGAAGACGGGCAGGTCGACTGGACCCGCGGGGCGACCGCCATCTTCAACCAAGTCCGTGCGCTGCAGCCGTGGCCAAACACCTATACGCATTGGCTACGTCCCAACGCCGAGCCGATGCGAATCATTCTTGAGAAAGTCAAGCCGCTGCCGGTAGAGGCAACGATGGCCATCGCGCCGGGCACAATCGTCGAAGCTGCGATAAATTCGAATTCGCAAGTCCATGCCCCCTGTCTCAAGGTCGCTTGCGGCGAAGGCCTATTGCTAATCGACATCCTTCAACCGGCCGGCAAACGGGCGATGGCCGCCAGCGAGTTTCTTCGCGGGCACGCCGTTCAAACGGGCCAGCAGCTTGGCAATCCATAGATTCGACTAGACGATGTGCGACGGGCTACCATATCGCCTAAATTCGCGACAGGAATCGTCCTTGTTTGCAGGGTCACGGTCCTAGACCAGCGCCTCGAATCGCTATAAATTGAGAGATTCTAAAGCAGTCGACTTCCTACCACCCAATTGCCTCCCCATCCAATGAGCACCGTTGCCGACGATCCGCGGATTGTTGAATTTGACGTTCGCACCGATGAAATGCTGGTCAACATGGGGCCACAGCACCCTAGCACGCATGGCGTGCTGCGGCTGGTGCTGCGAACCGATGGCGAAATCGTCTCGGAGGTGATGCCACACATCGGCTATTTGCACCGCAGCGCCGAGAAAATCGGTGAGAACCTTACGCCGAGGCAGTGGATTCCGTACACCGACCGGATGGACTATCTGGCGGGCATGAACATGAATCTCGGCTGGGCGCTGTGCGTCGAAAAGCTCATGAAATACGAAATGCCCGAAAAAGGAAAGCATCTGCGGGTAATCATTTCAGAACTGGGTCGCATAGCGAGCCATTTGGTTGGCATGGGTGCTTATGGCCTCGATCTCGGCACCTTCAGCCCATTCTTGTATGCCTTCCGCGAGCGGGAAAAAATCCTCGACCTGTTCGAAGAAGCCTGCGGGGCTAGGCTCACCTACAGCTATATCACGGTCGGAGGCGCGACTGCCGACTTGCCGCCAGGCTGGCTGCAAAAGTGCGAAGCGTTTTTGGACCAATTAGTGCCGGTCATCGATGAGTGTCACTCGCTACTGACGACCAACGCTATCTTTATCCGCCGCACGGCCAACATCGGCCTTTTGTCGCCCGAAATGGCAATTGACTACGGCTGCACTGGCCCGGTCCTGCGTGGTAGCGGCGTCGATCAAGACCTTCGCCGCGACGGCGAAGAACGGTTTACCGAAATGTACGACGGCTATGCCTTTGAAGTCATCGTGCAAAAAAACGGACACTACCCTAAGGACCACAATTATCCGGCGATCCCCTCTGCGGCAGTGCTTGGCGATTGCTGGCACCGGTTCTATGTGCGGATGCTCGAAATCATCCAGTCGATCGACTTGGTGCGGCAAGGCTTGGATCGCTACAGCCGGGCCACTGGCTCGTGGGGCGAGCCGGTCAAGCTCACTGAAAAACTACCCAAGGGCGAAGCCTACCTGGAAACCGAATGCCCCCGCGGACAAATGGGCTTCATGATCGTCAGCGACGGCAGCTCAATCCCTTGGCGCGTGCGCGCCCGCAGCAGTTCGTTCTGTAATCTTTCCGTGACCCACGAACTGTGCCGCGGCTGCCTCATCGCCGACGTCCCGGCAATTGTCGGTTCGCTGGATGTCGTGATGGGTGAGATTGACCGATAACGATACGCGCCGTCGGGTCGTGCCGCGTACCATCTCCGAAGTCGCCTGGCAGTAGGCGATGCCCCCACGCAAAGCCGCAGACCGACGTTCAAAGGCAAGAGCAGCAACATCGCTGAAGTCTCGTTTGTGGCGGTGTTCATGGTGCCGAGTGGGGTCACTATCGACCATGCGACCAGCAAAGCGAGATTTGCCACTCCGGAGCGGTAATTTCTTCACCTTAGCATGAATGCAGGGCGGCCGGAGCCTTGCACTTCGGCCTCGGTCTTTGTCTAGCGGCACTTTGCCAGTATTTCTGCCTATAACGCCTTGAAGTCGAATGGGCTTACCGTCAATTTAGATGCCGGACTGGGCGTAGCATAGCTCGAAGCGCCACCCCTGGCTGATGGAAAAAAACGGTCGTGACGGGGGCTTGTCATCGCGTCCTACTTTGTGCCATATTTCACAATCTTTGGGAGACCTATTTGCCGTAGGGGCTTAGGGGACTCAACGGCAGATTACCCGCCGCGGCCCTCATAGCCGTGGAGAAATGTTCTCGGAGCAGTCGTTGGGCGAAGTTGGCGTCGATCGAGCCGCCGCTTGCCGCCAATTCAGGACGAACACCCTCGGTGGCCGACTTTTTTATCAATCAGATCGGGTTGTGGCCCTGGCTGAGCTATTTGCTCACCGGTCTGATTCAGTGTGCGCTGCTGTTGCTCGTCCCCTTCATCGGCGCGATGTTTTTCGTCTGGGTCGAACGCAAGGTTTCCGCCCGCATTCAAGACCGCCTCGGCCCCACGCGCACTGGCGGCAAGTTCGGCTGGCTACAATTGCTGGCCGATGGATTGAAGCTGATTACCAAGGAAGATTTGCGCCCATCGGGCGCCGATCGGCTGCTGTTTCTGCTAGCCCCGTATGTCAGCTTTGTTGCGTCATTCACCACGCTGGTGGCTTTGCCCTTTGCGACTGGCTGGGTCGGACTGCACATGAACGCCGGTGTTTTCTTCATCATTGCTGTGTTGGGCTTGGAGGTGTTCGGCGTAATCCTGGCTGGATACGCATCGGCGTCGAAATGGTCGCTATTTGGCGCGATGCGTGAGGCAGCCCAAGTGGTCAGCTACGAAGTGCCGCTGGGGTTGTGCATCGTCGTGCCGTGCGTAGTCGCCGGCTCGATGGATCTCATCAAGATTGCCAACGATCAGGGCTATATCGACGGCGTGCAGGGCGGCTGGTTCGTCGATTGGTACATTTTTCACGATCCATTCACGTTCATCACGTTTTGGGTCTATTTCACATGCGCTACTGCCAGCGTGAACCGGGCCCCGTTCGATTTGGCCGAGGCCGAAAGCGAATTGGTCGCCGGCTTTCACACCGAATACTCCGGCTTCCGATGGCTGGCGTTTTACATGGCCGAGTACGGCTCGATGTTCACGGTCGCCGGACTGGGGGCGATTTTGTTCTTCGGCGGCTGGAATGGGCCAATCCCGCTGACGCACATCTTGGGCATGGCCTACGATCCCAGCGCGACTGGCTGGGAATTTTGGGGCTATGTCGCCAATCTACTCGGCTGCTTGAATTTTATCTTCAAGTGCATCGTCGGCGTGACCGTAATGATTTGGGTCCGCTGGACGCTGCCGCGGCTGCGCATCGACCAGGTCATGAAAACATGCCTGAAATATTGCACCCCGATTGCAGCGGTGATGTTCGTCGGCGCGGTCGCCTGGAAGTACCAATTCCCCGACGGCCTCTGGCTGAAGCGAGCGCCGGGGCATGTGCGGGAAGCAAGCTTCGTTGAGAACTCGCATCAAGAAGATCGGAAATCGGCGCTAAGTAACGTCGGCCAGCAACCAGCGAGTCTCTCGGCACCGATCCCTGCCCCCTTCCGCGTCGTCAGCGATTCAATTCAAAGCGCCGAAGGTGAATCACAATGAACTGGCACACCTTCTTTTTCTTGCTATTCTCGCTGATTGCTTGCGGCTTTGCTGTTGCCGTCGTTTTATCGAGCAACATTGTGCGGATGGCGTTCTATTTGGTGTTGTCGCTGGGTGCGACCGCCGGGTTGTTTTTCTTGGCGGGCAGCGACTTCATCGGCGCAATGCAATTGCTGATCTACGTCGGCGGCACGCTGGTGTTGCTCGTCTTCGGCGTGATGCTCACGGCACAAAGTCCGTTCATTTCGATGAAAACTCGCGGCGGCGATTGGGTGCTGGCCGCGATTGTCGGCGGCTCGCTCCTGGCACTGCTCACTCAAGCGGCGTTTAGCGTTGGCGATTGGCTTGGAAAGCCGGAAAATGCCGCCGAAGTGGCCATGACCGAGCCGACGTCATCTGAAGTCGGCATGGCTCTCACCGGCGTCCGCGTGGATGCGCTCGGGCAAGAGAATGCTGCCGAAGCCGCGGGTCTATCGGGGTACCTATTGCCGTTTGAAATTGTCTCGGTGCATTTACTGGTCGTGCTCATTGGAGCGGCCTATTTGGCGCGGGCCAAGCGCCGAGCAGTACCGCGCGATATGGGAGTGGTTTGAGATGAACCTGCTTGCTCAACCTGTTGGCGTAGCACACTACATGGTCGTCGGGGCCGTGCTGTTTGTTTGTGGCGCCATCTGCATGGCCACCAAGCGGAACGCGCTTGGCGTCTTAATGGGGATCGAACTGGTGCTTAATGGCGCCAACATCAATTTCATCGCTTTCGGCAGCCAGTTTTTACGAAAAGACAGCCAATGGTCGATCGGGCTGGATGGTCAATTGATTGCCCTGTTCGTGATCGTGCTAGCCGCGGCCGAAGCGGCCGTGACGCTGGCAATTACCCTGAATTTTTACAACAACCACGGCACGGTCGATGTGGACCGCGCGGATGAACTCAAGGGATAGAGATAGAGATAACGATGAATGATGAATTCAGGCAAGGGCCTGATTCACTTCGTTTAGCTTTCAGCATTCAGCATTCGATCGCATGAACCTCCCCACCGCGCTACCGACGCTCCTTGGCACGGCTTGCCTTTTGCCATTGCTGTCGTTCGTAGTGATCTTGTTTTTCGGCAAGTATTTGGGGAAGCATGGCAAGGGCGCATCGTATGTCGCCGCAGGCGCGATCATTGGTGCCTTCGCGCTGTCCGCGATTTCACTCTGCGGTTGGGTCGGCCAGCATCCGCTGGTAGCGGTGCATCACGGCGGCGGAGCACATCATGCCGACGCGGAGCAGGCATGGCTGCCTGCCGTCGTCGCGACAAAGTTGGCGGACGCGAATGCCTGCTCCACAAGTTCGCCAATTCGCTTGGCGAACCTGTCGAGCGAACCTGCTGGCAGCGAACATGCCGCGCCGCAGGAGGCCGCGCCGGTCAACTATAACGGCGATTGGTATACGCTGTTTGAAGTGGGTTCGCTGAAGCTCACCATCGGTTATTATATCGACGCGCTCACCGTGGCCATGTTTGCAATGGTCACGCTCATCGCCTCGTGCATTCACATTTATGCCATCGGCTACATGCACGACGAGTTGCACGATGTAACAGATCACGAGGTCGCGCTGGCCGACGGGCATCATCTACATCGGCCGGGTCGGTTCCCGCGGTTTTTTCAATATCTATCACTGTTTTGCTTCAGCATGTTGGGACTGGTGATCTCCGGCAATTTGCTGATGACGTTCGTGTTCTGGGAACTGGTTGGTATTTGCTCGTATTTCTTGATCGGTTTTTATTTCGAGCGCAAGAGCGCCTCGAATGCCGCCAACAAGGCGTTCATTGTCAACCGTGTTGGCGACTTTGGTTTTATCATCGGTTTGATGGCCTTGTTTGGAGCAATCGGCACCTTCCAATTCGGCGATACCGTGGACGACGGCGGCAATACAATCGCCCGCGGTATCTTCTCGCAATTGCGGCCGCCGGAAAATGATTACAAACTTACACTGCCCGATGGCATGGTTCTCTCGTCGGCTGGTGAGCAAGTCGCCGGCATCGTCAACGACCACGCCGACATGGGCGGATTAACGGCGGCCAAGTCGCAGATCGAATCGCAAATTCCTGACTGGCGCAAGAATGGCTTCGGCTACGGCCTGCTGATCGTCGCGGGCCTGGGCATCTTTTGTGGCTGCGTCGGCAAAAGCGCTCAGTTTCCGCTCCACGTCTGGCTTCCCGACGCCATGGAAGGTCCAACCCCCGTCTCGGCG
Encoded here:
- a CDS encoding site-2 protease family protein — translated: MDLPPASPASVEPSSLPVAFPPSSAVGQAVPAERLLTSDDLGRRQRSRVMPLLLFLATCFFTYAAGAYHWDGLVFGTDPTNSWNPQYAIDLLVKNWRNGLIYMGSVMTVLVFHEMGHFLMTVRYHVPASFPIFLPLPFMFTGTMGAVIGMEGSRANRRQLFDIGLAGPLAGLVPTVALVWIGIKTADPSPGMHLGQPLLAKLLTQWIRPDLPPGVELLNPIYMAGWVGMFITGLNMMPVSQLDGGHTIYALFLERSHVIARAFLLGAMAFVVIDGQFQWTLMLVLVTLLGVDHPPTSDDHVRLGPVRTVVGLLSLAIPIFCFTPYLLPQ
- a CDS encoding 30S ribosomal protein S1 — protein: MVNRNLIRGLDLGDDWESELEMAMANEHESAVAVATVDLAENAIVEGRVIRIDEEFVLVDVGYKSEGQIPRNEWEENEEPPEIGQVFKVLIEEVDESAGEEQRGLIALSKRKAKKIEEWNKVMDSVKEGDVVTGEVLRKIKGGLLVDVSSVNVFLPASQVDIRRPSDIGDYVGRTIQCLVLKIDEARRNIVVSRRALIEQERAEKKKQLLETLEVGQLRKGVVKNIAEFGAFVDLGGIDGLLHITDMSWGRIGHPSEMVAIDQEIEVQVLHIDREREKIALGLKQKTASPWDEVEAKYPVESVHKGTVVNVMSYGAFVKLEEGIEGLVHISEMSWTKRISHPNELVHIDDEVQVVVLKIDKDKHEISLGMKQTQENPWDKAIDRFPIGTIVEGTVRNLTNYGAFIEIEEGIDGLLHVSDMSWTRKISHPSEMVEKGQKIKCKVLSVDQQRRRIALGLKQLEEDPWAGDIPNRYQSGQIVKGTVTKLTNFGVFVGLENGLEGLLHISELADHKVENPEEIVKVGDEIEVKILRVDTEERKIGLSRKRVQWTEEQEQAEGGAEEPSANGEASSTASVPPGELKGGVGKSGPLIQPAGE
- a CDS encoding sigma-70 family RNA polymerase sigma factor — translated: MPTTRRRPSAAVQSPLETYLREINETALLSAADEQELAIAIGQGNVQARDRMVRANLRLVVNIARGYTGKGLGLQDLIEDGNLGLLRAVEGFDPAMGTRFSTYASYWIKQSIKRALINSAKTIRIPAFMVELLSKWRRASARLTEELGRSPTPEEVARVLGLPRKKLSIIKKAIRIYNSTPQTDQPEAGWSLGEMVMDETMKAPEELLMNTDNLHHVMRMLETMDTREATVLKMRFGLEDNEPRTLKEIGEALGLTRERVRQIETEALHKLAVGLEGETIPAAV
- the def gene encoding peptide deformylase, with the translated sequence MPELKIIQYPHPTLRHISKPLKRVDAELRGVIAQMFELMYEAKGVGLAANQVDLPYRFFVANLKGDRSGEELVFINPVLSRQKGNAEAEEGCLSLPGLYADVRRAERVTVDAYDLSGIPVHLEADDLLARVVQHETDHLEGKLFIDRLSPTAQLGVREVVHEFEIQYDSQRERGEMPSDEAIKQRWEALEKLRT
- a CDS encoding methionyl-tRNA formyltransferase — translated: MSDSLRILTMGTGPFAVPMFRALLGSSHQRLGLVTRPDRPVHRRQQTPLNPMREVAHEHRLDVFEPENINSPAAQAWLHEKAADLFVVCDYGQILSRATLGLARLGGVNLHASLLPKFRGAAPINWAIYHGETETGVTVIHMTPQLDAGPCLVQKWAIIGPEETTPELEIRLAELGVGAVLEAVELLARGKVSNFSQQDPIFATKAPRLRKEDGQVDWTRGATAIFNQVRALQPWPNTYTHWLRPNAEPMRIILEKVKPLPVEATMAIAPGTIVEAAINSNSQVHAPCLKVACGEGLLLIDILQPAGKRAMAASEFLRGHAVQTGQQLGNP
- a CDS encoding NADH-quinone oxidoreductase subunit D; the encoded protein is MSTVADDPRIVEFDVRTDEMLVNMGPQHPSTHGVLRLVLRTDGEIVSEVMPHIGYLHRSAEKIGENLTPRQWIPYTDRMDYLAGMNMNLGWALCVEKLMKYEMPEKGKHLRVIISELGRIASHLVGMGAYGLDLGTFSPFLYAFREREKILDLFEEACGARLTYSYITVGGATADLPPGWLQKCEAFLDQLVPVIDECHSLLTTNAIFIRRTANIGLLSPEMAIDYGCTGPVLRGSGVDQDLRRDGEERFTEMYDGYAFEVIVQKNGHYPKDHNYPAIPSAAVLGDCWHRFYVRMLEIIQSIDLVRQGLDRYSRATGSWGEPVKLTEKLPKGEAYLETECPRGQMGFMIVSDGSSIPWRVRARSSSFCNLSVTHELCRGCLIADVPAIVGSLDVVMGEIDR
- a CDS encoding NADH-quinone oxidoreductase subunit H; translated protein: MFFVWVERKVSARIQDRLGPTRTGGKFGWLQLLADGLKLITKEDLRPSGADRLLFLLAPYVSFVASFTTLVALPFATGWVGLHMNAGVFFIIAVLGLEVFGVILAGYASASKWSLFGAMREAAQVVSYEVPLGLCIVVPCVVAGSMDLIKIANDQGYIDGVQGGWFVDWYIFHDPFTFITFWVYFTCATASVNRAPFDLAEAESELVAGFHTEYSGFRWLAFYMAEYGSMFTVAGLGAILFFGGWNGPIPLTHILGMAYDPSATGWEFWGYVANLLGCLNFIFKCIVGVTVMIWVRWTLPRLRIDQVMKTCLKYCTPIAAVMFVGAVAWKYQFPDGLWLKRAPGHVREASFVENSHQEDRKSALSNVGQQPASLSAPIPAPFRVVSDSIQSAEGESQ